GCAGCAATTGTCTGCATGAAGAAGCAAAACAAATCAGGGAGCAGGAAACGAATGGTTATGCGGAGGGAGAAGCCTTGCAATAAAAAAAATCAGCCTGAGAGAATCTCAGGCTGATTTGGTATTTATTATTGTTCACTTGCCGGACGGATACGAACCTCTGTCTCTTTATCAAAGAAGTGAGATTTGTTCATATCAAGAGCAAGCTGAATAATTTGGTCTGGTCTTACATCTGTGCGTGAATCTACGCGTGCAATGAAGTCCTGGCCGTCGATTTTAGAGTAGAGCATCGTTTCAGCACCCATAAGCTCAGATACTTCAATTTTTGCATCTACTTTTGATCCGCGAGAAGATTCGATGAAAACTGGCTCATCATGGATATCTTCAGGTCGAACGCCCATGATCAATTCTTTGCCGACGTAGCCCTGCTCGCGAAGATACTTCATTTTCCCTTCAGGAACAACGATGGATTGAGTTCCGATTGAGAACTTGCCGTCTGTTAATTGACCTGTAAAGAAGTTCATGGATGGTGAACCGATAAATCCGCCAACGAAAAGGTTTTCAGGCTTTTCATATACTTCTTTCGGAGCGCCGACCTGCTGAATGATACCGTCTTTCATAACAACAAGGCGTGTTGCCATTGTCATTGCTTCTGTTTGGTCATGTGTTACATAAATTGTCGTTGTTTGCAGACGGTGGTGAAGCTTAGAAATTTCAGCACGCATTTGCACACGTAATTTGGCATCTAAGTTTGATAATGGCTCATCCATTAAGAATACTTTTGCGTCACGGACGATGGCACGTCCAAGTGCAACACGCTGACGCTGACCGCCTGATAATGCTTTTGGCTTGCGGTCTAGGTATTGATCAAGACCCAAAATGCGTGAAGCATCTTTCACACGGCGATCGATTTCTTCTTTAGGGAATTTGCGGAGCTTAAGTCCAAATGCCATATTGTCATAGACAGACATATGAGGATAAAGCGCGTAGTTCTGGAATACCATCGCGATGTCGCGGTCTTTCGGCGCAACATCATTCATCCGTTTGCCGTCAATTGAGAAGTCGCCTTGTGAGATTTCCTCAAGGCCTGCAATCATACGAAGAGTCGTTGATTTACCGCAGCCTGATGGGCCAACGAAAACGATGAATTCTTTATCTTGAATATGAAGGTTAAAGTCTTCAACTGCCGTTACCTTGTTATCATACAGTTTATAAATATTGTTTAATTTAAGCTCAGCCATTTGAATCCTCCTCAGAAATGAAAACGTTTTATTTAATAAATTCAGTGTAATTCATTTTTGAAGATAAGCCTATGGACAGGTTGCACAAAAAAATGTAAGGGTTTTCGTGCAAGATGAACAGCTGAGTTATTCAGTAAAGTGTTCTAGAAACTGCATAGCTAAAAATGCAGCGGCAGCTTCATGGAAGTGCTTAATATCTATTCCGGTTTTTTCTATGAATTTCTCGATTCGGTATTGGACGCTGTTCCTGTGCATATATAACTTTTTAGCGGTAAGAGAGACGTTAAGATTGCATTCAAAGTAAACTTGGAGCGTTTGAATAAGTTCCCTATCCTTAAATGATTCGGTTAAAAATTCGGAGAATACTTGCTCGCTGATCAGGCTGCTCCCATCAAAAATAAGGATGGGCAGAGCTTCATGGAAGGTTATGCATTTCTTCCGTCTAAAGGACTTATAAATCGTCTCAAAGCAGCTTTGTTCTGCAAGTATTTTCGTCTTTAATGAGCCGGTCATTCTGTGAAGCTGTCCAATATAAACATACAGCTCAATGAAAAAATCACTTGTAAATGTATCAATCCACTGATCGAAGCTTTCTTTATCAACAACGGGATCAGAGTTTTCTTCAAAAATAATCCCTTTATGACGGCTGATCCATAATATCGTCGAAGATGGAATCGATCCCTGCATCGCTTCTTCAAAGTTTTGTTTATCTGCGACCTGGTGCTTGCTGTAGAAATAATAGCACCTGATGCTGTTTGAAGAAGGTAGAAATGGAGGACTGTTTTCACCGTACAAATAATGCAGCCATTTTTCAGAACGATTGCTGTGTTCCCCGAATCCATGGTCATATGGTGTATATAATGTGGACAGCAAGTTTTCCTCCTGCTCTGTCACAGCACTTTTCAAAATGCCAAACAGCTGCCCCTCATCTGATTTAAACCACAAATATTCGGCCTTATCATGAGAATAGGCAAGAGAGAAGGCTTCTTTGTAATGGGATGCTAATTTCTCAATCATAATGATATCTCCTTTCCCTGCCTTTCTATTATATAAAAAGAAGAGAGCTTGGCGATAGCCTAGCTCTCAATTTGAGCGGGAGGTTCTTCTTGTTCGAGGTCACGTGCTTCTTCAATATTCGTGTACTTATCCCGCATATGCACAGAACCGCCTGATAATCCTTCATTGATCATTCGGTCTATATCCAGATATGCTTGATCTCTGCCCTCATACTCCGTATCTTTTTGTTCATTCGTTTCCTTGTTTTTCATGATGATCCCTCCTTCGGTGTACTGTTTTTATTTTGCGGAGGAAGAGTGGAAATTAACCATCATAAACATGAAACAGCATTAACTCGTGAATATGAGAACGAATCTGTTCTTCATCATCTAATGGAGGAGTGGAAGTTCCCCATTCGATTTCGCCATTTTTATGGTAAACCGCATCGTAGTGAATTCCTTTAAAGTAAAAAGAGACCCGCCAGCCAGGCAAATTTGTTTGTTTGAATAAAGGCTTCCATTGAAAATGTGTAATCATCTCATACATCGCTCCTTATCATTTCATCTTAAAGGAAGTTGAGAGCGAAGTGAAGATGTTCCTGCAGACAGCTGCAGAAATAAATCTGAAAGCTTGTCGATGCGGTGTGTTTGAATATGGGACTCATCAAAGCTCATAGGCTTGCTGTTTACTTCGTAAATGACCGGGCCATTTTCTGTTACTCCAATATCCATTGAAAATTCTCCGATCTGCCCAAAATGGGTGACTAACTCCCTGCCGGCAGTTTTTACAATCAGCTGAAGCTCCTCCATGCTGACTCTGTCTGCAACTGATTCAAATGATAAAATTGACCCGCCATTTCGAACATGTGTGGTAAGTGTCTGATTATTTGCAGCTAAACGTACGCCAATTCCGCAGATGAGAAAATCATTTCCTGATAGAAGAGCAAGTAACCGAAGGTCATATTTTTTGTGATTAAACGTATTGGCGGCCATTTCTTCTTGCATGAGATAGCCATCAAAAAAAGGGAATTTTTTTGCTGCAAAAACCTGTTTATCGAAGAATTCACATGTGCCGTCAACCGATGTTACCTCATAATGATGGACTGAAGAGCGTATCCGGTAGATACCCTTGCCCTGACTGCTCCTTAATGGCTTCAAATACGCACATGAACGGGAAGAGAGAAAAGATTTGATATCCAGTGCAGAATGAACTTTTTCTGTATAGGGAAGATAGGAATGCAAAGATTTGGACAGGACTTGGTGCACCTTCCACTTATCAAAAAAGAAAGGATTAAAAAATGGGATTTGTGCTGAAATCAATTGTTCTTTGAATAACTGAAAGTGCTCTCTGCTTTCTTCATCCCGGGAAGCGATCCGGTTGTAGATGACATCCGGATACGGACATGAAACTTTTGCCCATTGCTGTTTTTTCATACTGAAGGCAAATCCTTCAACATGGCGATCTTTCACGCCGCTCAAAGTAAACACATAGCAAAATCCGCCAATTGCTTTCATTTTGCGCTGAAGGCTTTTAAAGTACGTTCCATCTCCATGAAATATTTTCCCCTGTCCTCCTTCACCCGTAAGGATGCCGACGATTGGTCTGCAGAGAAGCAGGCTCATTCGTAAAGGGCCTCCGGTTCTTCAATCGCTATTTTTGTCAAATACAAAGCGTACTGGAGAGACAGCTTTCTCGAATGCAAATCTTCTTCTTTTAATGCAGGATGAGAAAAGATGGATCTTCCCGGTTTTGAATTTGCCTCAAACAGCCACACATTTTTGCAGGCGTCAATGCCCAAATCAAAACCAATCTCACCAATAAAACCCTCAATGCTTTGGTCAATCTTCTCACTTAGGACGAGAGCTGCAAGAGTGAGTGAATGAAAAGCCTGATTACGTTCATCTTCCTGTTCAAAAAGCTCTTCAAGTGTCTTGATCATCCCGCCATTATCAACATGAGTAGTAACACAGCCTTTACCTGCCATTTTGGCGGCAATGGCTGTAACATGAAAGCGGCCTTGTGAATCCTTATTTGTATGAACACGAAAGTCGATCTGCTGCTGATCAATCCGGATTAGTTTTATCCGCTCTTGCAGGAGATAATCATCCATCTTCCTGCTTCCAAATGAATACATGAAAAATTGATCCAGCGATCTGTATTTGCGCAGAATGTTATCTTCCTGATCTGAACGGTATCTGCAGTAGTAAGTCTGCTCATCTGGAGAATAGATTAACTGAAATACACCTAGTCCAAGACTGCCGTTGCGCGGCTTTAGATACACGCTATTATGCCGATGGAGCATTACTTCTATCTCCTCTTTAGAGGGAGCAAGCTTTGTTTCCGGCAAATACAAGGCTGTCTCAGCGTGGGGAAGGAGGAGCTGGTGAATGGTCCATTTATCAAAAAAACCAGGATTAAACCATGGAATTCCATACTCCGTTCTAAGACGCCTTTTGACCATTTTCAAGGCATGATGTTCTTCAATCTCCCGGTTCGGCAAACGGTCATATACAACGTTCGGAAGCGGAATCTTAAATTGTCTCCAGCCATCATCATCAAATGTAAAACCACTGACTATGCCAGTTTCCCAATCAATGTGGTGTGCCCCAAATACATAAGCAAACAATCCTGCTGATTTTTGAGCTGTTAAGTACTTCGCAAAAAATAACGAGCGATTTCCTATTGGCCGCAGAATCGAGCCGGTGAATCCGGCAGTGAATATGCCTATCAGCGGTCCAAGGTAGACAGTGTTCTGGTGAAGAATCAATTGCGTTTTTCCAAGAGGAAGGAGGAGATCATCCATTAAGTCCTTTGAAATTTTAATGGCTCCATTCAGCTCCTGAAATTCGACAAAACAACTGGAAGCTGCGGTTCCAAAGATAACCTCCGTAATATCATGATTTGTTTCATGCCTTGCGGAAGCCGGCAGAATCAATGTTTTTGAGGCCGTGAAAGTGACGGTTATGTTGTAAGAAGGATTCATAGAACACCTCCTGCATATTTTTTTATGTCAGCTTAATGGCTTTCATCCTTATAAGATTCGCTTAGAAATAGACAGTAATCAATAATTGAGCGCGCTGATGGACGTGCTCCCAAGGATTTGCGCTCTTCTGCATTTTTGGAAGGCTTTGTGTTGACTTCAATAATCCATGGATGACCTCCTGAATCAATGGCAAGATCAATTCCGAATTCGCCGAAAAGCCCGCCTGAAAACATACCAAGCGCCTCCGCAATCTCAAGTGAGAGTTCATTTAAAAGCTTTCTAATATGATCAGCTTCTGACAATTCAAAAGAAGAAGATAATGCATCTTTAATCGTATACAGCGAGCCGCCGCGGGCTAAATTAGCTACAAATTGATTTTCTGCTGAAACCCGGGCTACGGCAGAAGAAATTTTCCACTGCGAGAAATTTCTTTTATGGCACAAAATCCGAAAATCCATTGGCCTGTTCTCGTAATTCAGCAGGTCGATTCCTTCCTGCACGATAAAAGCCTCCTTCTTTATTCTTGGAAGCAGACTTTGAAAAAGCTCGTCGAAAGAAAGGTAATCCCTCAGCAAATGTCCTGAAAATGTAGAATAATCAAGTTCAAATCCTTCATCTGAATGAGAGATTCTGTAAATCCTTTTTCCCTGGCTGCCGTTAATAGGTTTTAGGAAAACAGCAGGGTACAGTTGAACCATAGAGTTAAGAACCGTTTTTGACGTGATCAATTCTGTTTTCGGCAGGAAGGGAGTCAGGTGGGAATTTGAACTTAAAATCTGATGAACTTCCCATTTATTTAAAAATCGGTCATTAAAATAGGGAACTTTATGGTGTATGAAATCTGCTGTCATGTTAAAAAAGTCCTGTGACTTTTCCAGGGTGCGGGAATGAATGCGATTATGAACAGCACTTGGATGCGGTACGGAACATTCCTGCCATTCATTCTGTCTGAGGATGTAGCCTTTCATCTTTTCTTTATGAAAATCAGACAGGCAGAAAACATAAAAGAAGATTCCCTTATCAAAGCTGCAAGAAGCGAGTTCTCTGCAAAACAAATCAATACTTCCAAAGGATATAGGATTCTCACAAGCATTCATTTCAGTTAAAACCGCAAAAACAGGCCCAAGCTGAAGCAAGTTTCTCTCTGAATCGTATTTTATGCTTATCGTAAATGAATGAACAGGAAGCGAAAGCTCTTTAAGCAGTTCTTCATGAACAGAAACATGTGAATGTTCTTCATTCATACATACGATTTTTGCAAAAATACTATTCCTTCCGCACACTACTTTTGAGGAGCCTGATGCAAATGGCAATCTTAGTTTTTCTCTCAAAGAATGACTGATTCGAATGTTTTTTCTTCCATAAATTGTAAGGTGGGGTGATACATCTATTTTTTCTATATTCATAGGAAACCCTCATTTGCTCACTGTTCTAACAAGCACTATAATAAGTTTATAGGCAGACGCTGATATGAGCATAGTATGATAAATCAGGGAATCGGTGTGATTTGGAAGGCAGATGGATATAATTGAATTGATATTCATTTTGTTTATGGCTGCTATTGGAGAAATGCCAAACCACCTTGCTATGAAGATGTTCTTCAAGCCGTTATGCTTTTAGGATAGAGAAATGGGCACGAAATGAAATTTGTTGAATAGTTTGTTATAGTTGTAGGGTGCTTTAAGGCACTGCGTGAAAAGATGTTAGGAGGAATACTTATGGCAGCGAATGTTTATGACTTAGGATATGATCTTGAGAAAGCACTTAGAGAAAGCGATGATTTCAAAACACTAAAGAGACTTTATGATGAAGTGAACGCAGATGATTCAGCACGCACTTTGTTTGAAAGCTTCAGAGATATTCAATTAAATCTTCAGCAAAAGCAAATGTCAGGCCAGGAAATTTCTCCTGAAGAAATTGAACAGGCACAAAAATCGGTTGCCCTAGTTCAGCAGCACGATAAAATTTCTAAGCTGATGGAAGCTGAACAGCGTATGAGCATGACAATAGCAGAATTGAATAAAATCATCATGAAGCCGCTTGAAGAGCTTTACGGCAGTCTTCAGCAATAATAAGGATGAACGGAGCGAAATAGATGCTCCGTTTTTTTTATGGGTGGACATTTGCAGCTAGTAAATTGTGATTTTGGCTAATTTAAGGCAATTTCAACTTATGGTATGAATAATGGCTTAAACATCAATCAAAAGGATAAATCAAAATTCGGTTCAAAATGAAAAAACAGCTAATCAAAATATAACTTTCGCAAATAAATTGGGAATTGCGCTAAAAAACATGGTCCCTCCGGCATATAAGGTGATGGATTCGTTTTTTCTTAACTGCCGATCAGCAATACTTGATTATTTTTCAGAATAAAACAAATAATAAAACGCTTTCATTTTTTTAGTAAAACCTCTTGTCAAAATAGGATTAACTTGCAATAATAAATGTAAGCGTTTTTATTGCACTTATTTAATGGCTGCGATTATGGGGATAATCGCTTGAACCGTTCTGTCTTCGGAGTTTGCGGGTAACAGATTCCGGCACGTTCTAATGGGAGAAAGTTAAATATAGGGGTTTTTCACTTATATAAACAGCTCTGTGACTTAAATCACAGAGCTGTTTTCGTTTTTTAGAGGATTGATTTTTAAATCACTTAACAGAGGGTGCAGGGCATTTCGTTCTAATTTAGGATGAAAGGACATATCCTCATATTAGAAATCAGACATCAGCTGAAGGGGGATTCACAGTGATCTACCGACTACTAGCGTTAAATATTGATGGAACATTGCTTCGTTCCAACGGTCGACTTCAACCTTCTACAAGGGAAGCGGTCCATTATGTTCAAAAAAAGGGAGTTTACGTCACTCTCGTTACAAGCCGCCATTTTCAGATGGCCAAAAAACTTGCAAAAGCGCTTAAGATAAACAATATTTTGATTACGCACAGCGGTGCGTTCATTTCCGATAAAGTTGACAGATCTTTATATGAAAACAGAATATCCGAAGAAAAGACATTTAACCTTGTTCAAGTGCTTGAAACATTTGATTGCAATGTCCGGATCGTGCATGAGCGTTTTTCTCTCGGAAACCGGAAAAAAGTATCATCAAATATCGTTGGGAAAACATTATTAAGCCCTACGGATCCTTTGTTTTATCCAGTCCAGTTTGTTGATTCACTTGGAGAAAACTTAAGAGATGAACCGCTCTCGGCTCCAAAGATTGAAGTGTACTTTTCAGAAGAACATGATTGCAGAGAGGTTGAAATGATCCTTTCTGATGCGTTCGAAGGCATTACAATAAGGGTCAAAAACCAAACAGTGCTTGAAATTACAGCGAAAGGCGTTTCAAAGGAGAACGGCTTAAGGCTGCTCGGTCAGCATTTAAACATTCTGCCAGAAGAAATGGTCGCAATTGGAGACGCGGATGATGATAAAGAAATGATTGAGATGGCCGGTCTTGGAGTAGCGATGGGGAACGCGCCAAATCATGTAAAAAAAGCTGCTGACTGGATTACCAGAAATAACGATGATCAGGGTGTTTTATACATGGTAAAAGAACATTTCAGAAAGCAGCACCGGATTGAGTTTTTAGATAAATTGAAGGTTGACCGATAAAAGGAGACCACAGCTTAATAGGCTGTGGTTTTTTTAGTTCACCCTCCCTTTAAAGCTAATTGTAAATTCTATGTTAATCTGTATCCATTTAAAAAGGATTTTTATAGATTAATAAGAAGATATAAGGATGCTGAATAAGGAGGCCCATCATGATAAACAAAGCAGCTGTACGAAAGCCGTTT
The window above is part of the Metabacillus dongyingensis genome. Proteins encoded here:
- a CDS encoding Cof-type HAD-IIB family hydrolase; this encodes MIYRLLALNIDGTLLRSNGRLQPSTREAVHYVQKKGVYVTLVTSRHFQMAKKLAKALKINNILITHSGAFISDKVDRSLYENRISEEKTFNLVQVLETFDCNVRIVHERFSLGNRKKVSSNIVGKTLLSPTDPLFYPVQFVDSLGENLRDEPLSAPKIEVYFSEEHDCREVEMILSDAFEGITIRVKNQTVLEITAKGVSKENGLRLLGQHLNILPEEMVAIGDADDDKEMIEMAGLGVAMGNAPNHVKKAADWITRNNDDQGVLYMVKEHFRKQHRIEFLDKLKVDR
- a CDS encoding PucR family transcriptional regulator; amino-acid sequence: MIEKLASHYKEAFSLAYSHDKAEYLWFKSDEGQLFGILKSAVTEQEENLLSTLYTPYDHGFGEHSNRSEKWLHYLYGENSPPFLPSSNSIRCYYFYSKHQVADKQNFEEAMQGSIPSSTILWISRHKGIIFEENSDPVVDKESFDQWIDTFTSDFFIELYVYIGQLHRMTGSLKTKILAEQSCFETIYKSFRRKKCITFHEALPILIFDGSSLISEQVFSEFLTESFKDRELIQTLQVYFECNLNVSLTAKKLYMHRNSVQYRIEKFIEKTGIDIKHFHEAAAAFLAMQFLEHFTE
- a CDS encoding YheC/YheD family protein, whose product is MSLLLCRPIVGILTGEGGQGKIFHGDGTYFKSLQRKMKAIGGFCYVFTLSGVKDRHVEGFAFSMKKQQWAKVSCPYPDVIYNRIASRDEESREHFQLFKEQLISAQIPFFNPFFFDKWKVHQVLSKSLHSYLPYTEKVHSALDIKSFLSSRSCAYLKPLRSSQGKGIYRIRSSVHHYEVTSVDGTCEFFDKQVFAAKKFPFFDGYLMQEEMAANTFNHKKYDLRLLALLSGNDFLICGIGVRLAANNQTLTTHVRNGGSILSFESVADRVSMEELQLIVKTAGRELVTHFGQIGEFSMDIGVTENGPVIYEVNSKPMSFDESHIQTHRIDKLSDLFLQLSAGTSSLRSQLPLR
- a CDS encoding YheC/YheD family protein, coding for MNPSYNITVTFTASKTLILPASARHETNHDITEVIFGTAASSCFVEFQELNGAIKISKDLMDDLLLPLGKTQLILHQNTVYLGPLIGIFTAGFTGSILRPIGNRSLFFAKYLTAQKSAGLFAYVFGAHHIDWETGIVSGFTFDDDGWRQFKIPLPNVVYDRLPNREIEEHHALKMVKRRLRTEYGIPWFNPGFFDKWTIHQLLLPHAETALYLPETKLAPSKEEIEVMLHRHNSVYLKPRNGSLGLGVFQLIYSPDEQTYYCRYRSDQEDNILRKYRSLDQFFMYSFGSRKMDDYLLQERIKLIRIDQQQIDFRVHTNKDSQGRFHVTAIAAKMAGKGCVTTHVDNGGMIKTLEELFEQEDERNQAFHSLTLAALVLSEKIDQSIEGFIGEIGFDLGIDACKNVWLFEANSKPGRSIFSHPALKEEDLHSRKLSLQYALYLTKIAIEEPEALYE
- a CDS encoding YheC/YheD family protein: MNIEKIDVSPHLTIYGRKNIRISHSLREKLRLPFASGSSKVVCGRNSIFAKIVCMNEEHSHVSVHEELLKELSLPVHSFTISIKYDSERNLLQLGPVFAVLTEMNACENPISFGSIDLFCRELASCSFDKGIFFYVFCLSDFHKEKMKGYILRQNEWQECSVPHPSAVHNRIHSRTLEKSQDFFNMTADFIHHKVPYFNDRFLNKWEVHQILSSNSHLTPFLPKTELITSKTVLNSMVQLYPAVFLKPINGSQGKRIYRISHSDEGFELDYSTFSGHLLRDYLSFDELFQSLLPRIKKEAFIVQEGIDLLNYENRPMDFRILCHKRNFSQWKISSAVARVSAENQFVANLARGGSLYTIKDALSSSFELSEADHIRKLLNELSLEIAEALGMFSGGLFGEFGIDLAIDSGGHPWIIEVNTKPSKNAEERKSLGARPSARSIIDYCLFLSESYKDESH
- a CDS encoding YheE family protein, with translation MITHFQWKPLFKQTNLPGWRVSFYFKGIHYDAVYHKNGEIEWGTSTPPLDDEEQIRSHIHELMLFHVYDG
- a CDS encoding YlbF family regulator translates to MAANVYDLGYDLEKALRESDDFKTLKRLYDEVNADDSARTLFESFRDIQLNLQQKQMSGQEISPEEIEQAQKSVALVQQHDKISKLMEAEQRMSMTIAELNKIIMKPLEELYGSLQQ
- a CDS encoding ABC transporter ATP-binding protein, whose amino-acid sequence is MAELKLNNIYKLYDNKVTAVEDFNLHIQDKEFIVFVGPSGCGKSTTLRMIAGLEEISQGDFSIDGKRMNDVAPKDRDIAMVFQNYALYPHMSVYDNMAFGLKLRKFPKEEIDRRVKDASRILGLDQYLDRKPKALSGGQRQRVALGRAIVRDAKVFLMDEPLSNLDAKLRVQMRAEISKLHHRLQTTTIYVTHDQTEAMTMATRLVVMKDGIIQQVGAPKEVYEKPENLFVGGFIGSPSMNFFTGQLTDGKFSIGTQSIVVPEGKMKYLREQGYVGKELIMGVRPEDIHDEPVFIESSRGSKVDAKIEVSELMGAETMLYSKIDGQDFIARVDSRTDVRPDQIIQLALDMNKSHFFDKETEVRIRPASEQ